From the Coffea eugenioides isolate CCC68of chromosome 1, Ceug_1.0, whole genome shotgun sequence genome, the window TCATCAAGAAAGCATTCTCTTGAAGTAAATGCTTATTAACTGAAATCAGATGGCGTTTGCAATAACACTTAACAGTCGAAATTTTTGAATTCTTAAATGATCTAATACTTTCATACCCAACTCCCAATTAACTAGAGAGGCTGATAGGATATCCACCTTCCAAACATGGATCTACATTCCGCTGGCTTATTATATGGAGCAATATGGCCTGCTCCCTGATAAAAATGAAGCAAGATATACAGTTAAATCTAAAAGTGTTCTTAACTTAATACAACCTGAAAACCTACACTAAAGCAAGAGAAAGAGGGATTTCTTGCCTTTACAGTTGCAAATGTCATCTTATTTGCATAAGTCCTTGTATAACTGCATGTAGAAAAGAGAACAAACTTGTTTAACTTCATGTTAAAGGTAACTAGGAGAAATCTTCAATTTTCAACCAACCCTGCAACTTGGCCTTGATGAATCCATTGTCTCCAATCATCAATAATTGGGTAATTTAGAGATCTTATCCATTCTTCAGTTCCCAAATATGGTGAGATCATATCATAGTCACCACTGAAATCAATACAAATATTGTGCTTTCAACATATATAACCACTATTAATCCGCAAGTGTGATGATATAAGCTCTACAATACCAATATTTTGTTACCAAACCTGTATATCAGGGATCTGTAACCTTTAGTGCTGAGGTTTGCGTGATATGGTACAACGCTCCCTGCATTTCTTGTGTatggtatgctatggttgcatccAACCCACACTTTAATAGTCCCCTGTCATGTAATCAAACATAATATATACAGAATCACATGAAGACAACAAGAATATTTAGAGAATTATGGTAGGTACAGTTGTGTTAGGTGCAATTATTTCTTGATATTGAATTTGTTACAAGTTTTGATGCACACTTACATTACTTTGTTAAACATATATATTTTGCTTTATGTAACTGTACTTCAATTATTGTAAAAACTACAATAATCAGATACAATTGCACCAAATCATAACTGTACCTGTTCGTGCCGAGTTTAGGGAAGCTGGCTTCAAAtggaaaatcaaatttggaCATGCCTTTCGCACATGGAGGGCCTCTTGGACACTCATGTCATTAGCCCAGTTGTACATAAGCTTTTCTCCTATCGTCGCCTACGATAACCGTGTGGGCAACAATTAATCACAATGTTGTGTTTGGATAGAAAATCATTTACATAAATTTATCTACTGAACTtttaaacacatttttcaatcattgttttattttatatatatgatatcaaaaagtgttataatatatttttaaaaaatttatttcaaataatctcctatccaaattTATTGCTTTACACGCGATTTCGGAAAGATAATGGCAGTATCTTACACGACATTGAACTGGATTAAATTCCAGAACGTCAAGCTCCTCAAACTTCTTATAGAACGTTTCAACAGTTGATCTCCTGCCACTGAATAAGTTATTTGGTTTTGGTGAAACATCAGGACAAGTGGGCTCCAGCACATGCTCAATGTTGATGTTATCAATCAGCTGCAGAAGCACATATTTTACCAAATTATTTTAACAATATAAGTGTATATATCGTCAatatatagaagattaatcgttctttttaaaatttttttttcaacctttGTAGGAGGCATAGGCGCTTTAATTTATAAAGTAGGATAATATTTTACAGAAACACAGAGGAGAAAAGGATTGCTGACCTTATTGTATGCCTGGATATTCTTCAAGCAGGGCGCATTGCTGGGGTCTATATTTACATATTCTCCTTTACAGGTAACTTTCAAGGACTGTAAAATTATAATATAGGTTAGTTAGCAAATCAAGGGTAATTGTACAGTAAAAAAATGTGTGACAGAATGTTTTAAAAGATCGTCATTCAGCTCAGCAGCGTGTAATTAAAGAATATTCAACCTCATAGAGTTCATCAGAGATTAGCGCTGTCCTATGAGCAAATGGGATTGCATGGTTTCCATCGCCTTGAGTGGTCGGTGCTGGGTTTCCAAGTATGTATCCCTGAAGCCATTGATCTTGAGAGCCGTGAGTGACATGTTATCAGTGAAGCATAAATATGAACAGTCTAAAAAGTGATTATCAGACCAGGATTAAAAATGATATTTTGTCCAAGTATGTAATGATCTAGCTAGGTAGACTACAAAGAGAGAAGATTATGAAAGTTACAGGACCTTGAGATGAATATGCGGCTCAATCCCAGCATCATTTCCTACAAGGACACCAGATTATGGAAGTTTTAGGGTCAAGAATTCTTGGAAATTAATCTTTCCTGTAGTTTTTACCTTGTCGCAGAACGCTCTGAATAAGGTCCAACTTGAGAGAGTAATGCCATCATGAGCACTTGTTCATCAAATATaacaaggaaatggaaaaaGGAATATATTTCTCTTAGAATTAATATAACCTAGAATTCCAAAGCAACAGTTTCTTTCTTTATTCCCCAAGCATCTTGGAGTTAATATACTCacagaaaagaataaaaagcctgcaaaacttgaaggaatc encodes:
- the LOC113766139 gene encoding serine carboxypeptidase-like 2 codes for the protein MEKVRGVFSSFCGNLFLLLVLVSVRPNLAVAGSVVKFLPGFEGPLPFELETGYIGVGESEDVQLFYHFFKSESNPQTDPLLIWLTGGPGCSSFRGISSGIGPLKVQPVLDDGTLPKLVTNPYSWTKVASIIFLDSPVGAGFSYARTAKASQSTDMQASEHNYEFLRKWLHDNPEYISNSFYIGGDSYSGITVPILAQLVSNGNDAGIEPHIHLKGYILGNPAPTTQGDGNHAIPFAHRTALISDELYESLKVTCKGEYVNIDPSNAPCLKNIQAYNKLIDNINIEHVLEPTCPDVSPKPNNLFSGRRSTVETFYKKFEELDVLEFNPVQCRATIGEKLMYNWANDMSVQEALHVRKGTIKVWVGCNHSIPYTRNAGSVVPYHANLSTKGYRSLIYSGDYDMISPYLGTEEWIRSLNYPIIDDWRQWIHQGQVAGYTRTYANKMTFATVKGAGHIAPYNKPAECRSMFGRWISYQPL